The Streptomyces diastaticus subsp. diastaticus genomic interval TCGTGCAGGCGCAGACGCAGGCGCGGAGTGTTCACCGGGAACAGCGAGAGCGGTCCAATCTTTCGGGCGTAGCGCAGCAGGCTCACTCGCTCACCAGAGGGTGCGGCCTCCTGCGTCTGCTTGCCGCGCGCAAAGCCGGCCCGTGCGAGTACCCGCTGTGACGCCTCGTTCTCGGGAACGGTGCGAGCCGTGACTTCCGTGAACCCGCTACGCCTCGCGAACTCGATTGCGAGCACGAGCGCGGCACCCGACACGCCCTTGCCTCGATGATCGGGATGCACCCAGAACCCCACCTCGACCGAACCGCCGACGACCCCGAACAGCACCAGGCTTCCCGCGAACTCATCCATTGCAGGGTCGGCAATCGTGAGCACCGCCAGATCTCCGCGTTCCAGCCCCTCACGGATCGAACCCTGGATGAGTGCCCTGGCCGATTCCTCCGTGTACTCAGGTTCGGGGAGGTGCGCGTGTGCTCGCACCGCCGCGTCGTTCGTGCCCGCCGCATACGCTCCAGCGTCGTCAAGACGCATTGGGCGCACTACGGCCCGGTCGCTCCGAA includes:
- a CDS encoding GNAT family N-acetyltransferase, which produces MLDAELLPLRSDRAVVRPMRLDDAGAYAAGTNDAAVRAHAHLPEPEYTEESARALIQGSIREGLERGDLAVLTIADPAMDEFAGSLVLFGVVGGSVEVGFWVHPDHRGKGVSGAALVLAIEFARRSGFTEVTARTVPENEASQRVLARAGFARGKQTQEAAPSGERVSLLRYARKIGPLSLFPVNTPRLRLRLHDHADAVPLQRIYGRADVARYLLDEPWTETDAARHLAERVAKTGLDDGSTALALVIEHEGAVIGDVQLWLTDTSRRVAEIGWALDPAYGGQGFAGEAVKAVLELAFTTYGLHRVAAQLDARNEASARLAQRVGMQQEAHLRQDWWNKGEWTDTLIYGALSTDCHAASEQ